In a single window of the Rhodamnia argentea isolate NSW1041297 chromosome 2, ASM2092103v1, whole genome shotgun sequence genome:
- the LOC115732209 gene encoding probable LRR receptor-like serine/threonine-protein kinase At3g47570: protein MTADPFGVLDSWNHSIDFCQWYGVTCGQRHRRVTVLDLSSRGLSGPISPHIGNLSFLRKLQLQNNSLHHEIPQQVGQLRRLRILQLNNNSLVGEIPTNISGCSDLIALWLGINQLTGEIPGELGSFPKLWHFDLFGNNLTGGVPSSIGNLSSLETIQLTQNNLGGSIPQALGHLANLQLMAFEGNRLSGTIPSSLFNLSSLIVFDIGGNLIQGTLPAGIGLKLLDLEFFSVPGNQIEGPIPPSILNCTKLDVLQLAFNKFSGKVPSLKNLYRLRWFQIFSNQLGSGKPKDLSFLCSLTNSTKLEYVGIGKNKFGGVLPKCIGNLSISLKGLSLDENQISGEIPEAIGNFVNLESLWMDVNQLSGAIPPNLGNLHNLANLKLSDNNLGGTIPSSFGNLTKLIQLYLGGNNFDGQIPSQLSNCRSLDLLDLSNNNLSGAIPPELVGLSSLAIILNLSRNHLTGVLPTEVNNLRALTTLDISNNLLVGEIPGSLGDCIELTSLRMGGNFFHGSIPQSLKSLGGLEELDLSRNNLSGHIPEFLSLFRSLKLLNLSFNKFEGMLPREGVFENATCISIIGNNELCGGLPEFHLPTCISKSFKSRKINVVILSTSIVFGVLGIALFLAFIYLYWLKKKVNEPISSSMDCSPPNISYGTLLKATDGFSSTNLIGVGSFGSVYRGILEDNGIAVAVKVLHLVRHGALKGFMVECEALKNIKHRNLLRILTVCSSSDYQGNDFKALVYQFMDNGSLEMWLHPNATSSHGNEHPKKLNFLQRINIAIGVASALDYLHHQCHIPIIHCDIKPSNILLDVEMVAHVGDFGLAKFLLESSLDTLANQMSSVGVRGTIGYAPPEYAMGCEVSREGDVYSYGILLLEMFTGLSPTNERFSDDFTLHSFVVAALLERAVEITDHILLLERESTFNLNSPRHWLSESNGLFQECLVTVYKIGVACSHQVPGRRMSISSAANQLKKIRGKVLALGFREQDGTTAEYAIRCEVSRESNARNYSILLLEMFTGLYATDDTLRDNLTLHFDAAFLAE, encoded by the exons ATGACCGCGGATCCTTTCGGTGTGCTCGACTCATGGAACCATAGCATTGATTTTTGCCAGTGGTACGGTGTTACGTGCGGCCAGAGGCACCGCAGGGTCACAGTCCTAGACTTGTCATCACGAGGACTCTCCGGCCCAATCTCTCCTCATATCGGAAACCTCAGCTTCTTAAGGAAATTGCAGCTCCAAAACAACAGTCTCCATCATGAAATCCCTCAGCAAGTCGGCCAGTTGCGCCGCTTGCGTATCCTCCAATTGAACAACAATTCATTGGTTGGCGAAATTCCCACAAACATATCGGGTTGCTCAGATTTGATCGCCCTCTGGCTTGGGATCAACCAACTAACTGGAGAAATTCCTGGAGAGCTTGGTTCATTCCCGAAGTTATGGCATTTCGACTTGTTTGGTAATAATCTGACTGGGGGTGTGCCTTCCTCCATTGGGAACTTATCTTCACTGGAGACCATTCAATTAACCCAGAACAACTTGGGTGGGAGCATTCCCCAAGCTCTAGGCCACCTGGCAAATTTGCAACTCATGGCCTTTGAAGGAAATAGATTGTCGGGTACGATTCCATCTTCGTTATTCAATCTCTCTTCGCTAATTGTGTTCGATATTGGAGGCAACTTGATACAGGGTACTCTTCCAGCAGGCATAGGCCTCAAACTCCtagatcttgaatttttcagcGTTCCGGGGAACCAAATTGAGGGGCCGATTCCTCCCTCAATATTGAATTGTACGAAGCTAGACGTACTTCAACTAGCATTTAACAAATTTTCCGGGAAAGTaccttctttgaaaaatttgtacAGGCTTCGTTGGTTCCAAATCTTTTCTAATCAGCTTGGAAGTGGAAAACCCAAAGACTTGAGCTTCCTTTGCTCGTTAACTAACAGCACCAAGTTAGAGTACGTGGGTATTGGAAAGAACAAGTTTGGTGGGGTGTTACCTAAATGCATAGGTAATTTATCCATCTCTCTCAAAGGCCTTTCTTTAGACGAGAATCAAATATCTGGTGAGATTCCAGAAGCAATCGGGAATTTTGTCAACCTGGAATCATTGTGGATGGATGTCAACCAGCTTTCAGGTGCTATTCCCCCCAATTTGGGGAATCTGCACAATCTGGCGAACCTGAAATTAAGTGATAACAACCTAGGAGGGACtattccatcttcttttggaaaTCTAACCAAGCTGATTCAACTATATCTTGGTGGAAACAACTTTGATGGGCAAATTCCTTCACAACTATCAAATTGCCGGTCTCTCGATTTGCTTGATCTGTCTAATAACAATCTCAGTGGTGCCATACCCCCAGAGCTTGTAGGTCTCTCATCATTAGCgattattttgaacttgtctcGTAACCATTTGACAGGAGTTTTACCCACAGAAGTCAACAACTTGAGAGCTTTGACTACATTGGACATCTCAAACAATTTGTTGGTAGGTGAAATCCCAGGAAGTTTAGGTGATTGCATTGAATTGACATCATTGAGAATGGGGGGCAACTTCTTCCATGGGTCCATTCCTCAATCACTCAAATCGTTAGGAGGCCTTGAAGAGCTAGATCTTTCACGAAACAATTTGTCAGGTCACATTCCAGAATTCTTATCGTTATTTCGTTCcttgaaacttttgaatttatcGTTCAATAAATTTGAAGGCATGCTACCACGTGAGGGAGTCTTTGAGAATGCTACCTGTATTTCTATCATTGGGAACAATGAGCTCTGCGGCGGACTACCAGAATTTCACCTCCCAACCTGCATCTCCAAAAGCTTCAAGAGCAGAAAGATTAATGTGGTGATATTGTCCACTTCTATTGTTTTCGGAGTTCTTGGAATAGCTCTTTTTCTAGCTTTTATATATCTCTActggttgaagaagaaagtaaatgaaCCAATTTCAAGTTCAATGGATTGTTCACCTCCGAACATATCTTATGGAACACTCCTAAAAGCAACCGACGGTTTTTCTTCAACGAATTTGATCGGAGTTGGAAGTTTTGGTTCTGTTTATAGGGGCATACTCGAGGATAATGGAATTGCCGTTGCTGTGAAGGTGCTTCATTTAGTTCGTCACGGTGCTCTTAAGGGCTTCATGGTCGAGTGTGAGGCATTAAAGAACATCAAACATCGAAATCTTTTGAGAATACTAACAGTTTGCTCTAGCAGTGATTATCAAGGAAATGATTTTAAGGCCTTAGTTTATCAATTCATGGACAATGGAAGCTTGGAAATGTGGCTACACCCAAATGCAACATCATCTCATGGGAATGAGCATCCGAAAAAGTTGAATTTTCTTCAAAGGATCAATATTGCTATTGGTGTTGCTTCTGCGCTCGATTATCTTCATCACCAGTGCCACATCCCCATCATTCATTGTGATATAAAGCCAAGCAATATCCTCTTAGATGTCGAGATGGTCGCACATGTTGGCGACTTTGGATTGGCGAAATTCCTTCTTGAATCATCCCTCGATACTCTAGCTAATCAGATGAGCTCGGTTGGTGTTAGAGGGACAATCGGTTATGCTCCACCAG AATATGCAATGGGATGCGAGGTCTCTAGAGAAGGCGATGTCTATAGTTATGGCATCCTCTTGCTAGAGATGTTCACAGGATTGAGTCCCACCAACGAGAGATTTTCAGATGACTTCACCCTCCATAGTTTTGTCGTAGCAGCTTTGCTCGAACGAGCTGTAGAAATTACGGATCACATTTTGCttttagaaagagagagtacTTTCAACCTCAATAGTCCTCGGCATTGGCTTTCTGAAAGCAATGGCTTATTTCAAGAGTGTTTGGTTACGGTATATAAAATTGGAGTCGCTTGTTCCCATCAAGTGCCTGGAAGACGGATGAGCATCAGTAGTGCTGCAAATCAGCTGAAGAAGATTAGGGGAAAAGTGTTAGCGTTGGGTTTTCGTGAACAAGATGGAACTACTGCAG AATATGCAATTAGATGCGAAGTCTCAAGAGAAAGTAATGCCCGCAATTACAGCATTCTCTTGCTAGAGATGTTCACGGGACTATATGCCACCGATGACACATTGAGAGACAATTTGACTCTTCACTTTGATGCGGCATTTTTGGCTGAATGA
- the LOC115737936 gene encoding probable LRR receptor-like serine/threonine-protein kinase At3g47570 — protein sequence MKLRGISFAEFQSCHLLLGIALALCLYQVSSSTNETDRLAPLAFKAGITADPFRVLDSWNHSIGFCQWYGITCGRRHRRVTILDLSSRGLSGPISPHIGNLSFLSELRLQNNSLNHEIPPQIGQLRRLRILQLHNNSLVGEIPRNMSGCSDLVLLKLRFNKLTGEIPGELGSFPKLLQFDLLGNNLFGSVPSTIGNLSSLEILFLTLNNLGGSIPQAFGHLANLQVMAFEGNRLSGTIPSSLLNLSSLIAFDVGDNQIQGTLPAGIGLKLPSLEFFSVQMNQIEGPIPPSISNCTKLDVLQLGLNRFSGKVPSLENLCKLRMFRIYKNQLGSGKPEDLSFLRSLNNSTKLEVVGIDANAFGGVLSKCIGNLSITLTTFSLTMNQISGEIPEEIGNLVNLEVLWMELNQFSGVIPSNMGNLHNPGTIELNDNNLGGTIPSSLGNLTKLIELYLGGNNFHGQIPSQLSNCQSLDVLDLSSNSLSGAIPQQLVGLSSLTIILNLSRNHLTGVLPTEVSNLRALTALDISDNLLGGEIPSSLGDCTGLTSLRMGGNFFHGSIPQSLKSLGGIEELDLSRNNLSSHIPEFLSLFRSLKLLNLSFNKFEGMLPREGVFENATCISIIGNNELCGGLPEFHLPTCISKSFKSRKINVVILSTSIVFGVLGIALFLAFIYLYWLKKKVNEPISSSMDCSPPNISYGTLLKATDGFSSTNLIGVGSFGSVYRGILEDNGIVVAVKVLRLVRHGALKSFMVECEALKNIGHRNLLRILTVCSGSDYQGNDFKALVYQFMDNGSLELWLHPNATSSHGNELSKKLNFLQRINIAIGVASALDYLHHQCHIPIIHCDIKPSNILLDDEMVAHVGDFGLAKFLLGSSLDIVASQMSSAGLRGTIGYAPPEYAMGREVSREGDVYSYGILLLEMFTGLSPTSDTFRDNLTLHSFVVEALPERVLEITDSVLLQEMESHLGLYNHQHCLSKSHGIFQECLLMVYDIGVACSNKEPGRRMNISVVASLLHQIRENLSALSLHG from the exons ATGAAACTCAGAGGTATTAGTTTTGCAGAGTTTCAATCATGCCACTTGCTTCTTGGTATTGCTCTTGCACTGTGCTTATACCAAGTCTCCTCCTCCACCAACGAAACAGACAGACTCGCCCCCCTCGCATTTAAGGCCGGCATAACTGCAGATCCTTTCCGCGTGCTCGACTCATGGAACCATAGCATTGGGTTTTGCCAATGGTATGGCATTACATGCGGCCGGAGGCACCGGAGGGTCACCATCCTAGACTTGTCATCACGAGGACTCTCTGGGCCAATCTCTCCTCATATCGGAAACCTCAGCTTCCTAAGTGAATTGCGGCTCCAAAACAACAGCCTCAATCATGAAATCCCACCGCAAATCGGCCAGTTGCGCCGCCTGCGTATCCTACAATTGCACAACAATTCACTTGTTGGCGAGATTCCCAGAAACATGTCGGGTTGCTCAGACTTGGTCCTCCTCAAGCTTAGGTTCAATAAACTAACCGGAGAAATTCCTGGAGAGCTCGGTTCATTTCCGAAGCTACTGCAGTTCGATTTGCTTGGTAATAATCTGTTCGGGAGTGTGCCTTCAACCATTGGGAACTTATCTTCACTGGAGATCCTTTTTTTAACCTTGAACAACTTGGGTGGGAGCATTCCCCAAGCTTTTGGCCACCTGGCAAACTTGCAAGTCATGGCTTTTGAAGGGAACAGATTGTCGGGTACGATTCCATCTTCGCTACTCAATCTCTCTTCGCTAATTGCGTTTGATGTTGGAGACAACCAGATACAGGGGACTCTTCCTGCAGGCATAGGCCTCAAACTCCcaagtcttgaattttttagcgTTCAAATGAACCAAATTGAGGGGCCGATTCCCCCATCGATATCGAATTGCACAAAGCTAGACGTACTTCAACTAGGACTCAACAGATTTTCCGGGAAAGTAccttctttggaaaatttgtgTAAGCTTCGTATGTTCCGAATATATAAAAATCAGCTTGGAAGTGGAAAACCCGAAGACTTGAGCTTCCTTCGCTCGCTAAATAACAGCACCAAGTTGGAGGTTGTGGGTATTGACGCAAACGCGTTTGGTGGGGTGTTATCTAAATGCATCGGTAATTTATCCATCACTCTCACAACATTTTCTTTAACCATGAATCAAATATCTGGTGAGATTCCAGAAGAAATTGGGAATCTTGTCAACCTGGAAGTATTGTGGATGGAGCTCAACCAGTTTTCAGGTGTTATCCCCTCCAATATGGGGAATCTGCACAATCCAGGGACAATAGAATTAAATGATAACAACTTAGGAGGGACTATTCCATCCTCTTTGGGAAATCTAACCAAGCTGATTGAACTATATCTTGGTGGGAACAACTTTCACGGGCAAATTCCTTCACAACTATCAAACTGCCAGTCTCTTGATGTGCTTGATCTATCTAGTAACAGTCTCAGTGGTGCCATACCCCAACAGCTTGTAGGTCTCTCATCATTAACAATCATTTTGAACTTGTCTCGTAACCATCTAACGGGAGTTTTACCCACGGAAGTCAGCAACTTGAGAGCTTTGACTGCGTTGGACATCTCGGACAATTTGTTGGGAGGTGAAATCCCCAGTAGTTTAGGGGATTGCACTGGATTGACATCACTGAGGATGGGGGGCAACTTCTTCCATGGGTCCATTCCTCAATCACTCAAATCGTTAGGAGGCATTGAAGAGCTAGATCTTTCACGGAACAATTTGTCAAGTCACATTCCAGAATTCTTATCGTTATTTCGTTCcttgaaacttttgaatttatcGTTCAATAAATTTGAAGGCATGCTACCACGTGAGGGAGTCTTTGAGAATGCTACCTGTATTTCTATCATTGGGAACAATGAGCTCTGCGGCGGACTACCGGAATTTCACCTCCCAACCTGCATCTCCAAAAGCTTCAAGAGCAGAAAGATTAATGTGGTGATATTGTCCACTTCTATTGTTTTCGGAGTTCTTGGAATAGCTCTTTTTCTAGCTTTTATATATCTCTActggttgaagaagaaagtaaatgaaCCAATTTCAAGTTCGATGGATTGTTCACCTCCGAACATATCTTATGGAACACTCCTAAAAGCAACCGACGGTTTTTCTTCAACGAATTTGATCGGAGTTGGAAGTTTTGGTTCTGTTTATAGGGGCATACTCGAGGATAATGGAATTGTTGTTGCTGTGAAGGTGCTTCGTTTAGTTCGTCACGGTGCTCTTAAGAGCTTCATGGTCGAGTGTGAGGCATTAAAGAACATCGGACATCGAAATCTTTTGAGAATACTAACAGTTTGCTCTGGAAGTGATTATCAAGGAAATGATTTTAAGGCCTTAGTTTATCAATTCATGGACAATGGAAGCTTGGAACTGTGGCTACACCCAAATGCAACATCATCTCATGGGAATGAGCTTTCGAAAAAGTTGAATTTTCTTCAAAGGATCAATATTGCTATTGGTGTTGCTTCTGCGCTTGATTATCTTCATCACCAATGCCACATCCCGATCATTCATTGTGATATAAAGCCAAGCAATATActcttagatgatgagatggtTGCACATGTTGGCGACTTTGGATTGGCAAAATTCCTTCTTGGATCATCCCTCGATATCGTAGCCAGCCAGATGAGCTCAGCTGGTCTTAGAGGGACAATTGGTTATGCTCCACCAg AATACGCGATGGGACGCGAGGTTTCAAGAGAAGGTGATGTTTACAGTTATGGCATTCTCTTACTTGAGATGTTCACAGGGTTAAGTCCCACTAGTGATACATTTAGAGACAATTTGACTCTTCATAGTTTTGTCGTAGAAGCTTTGCCTGAACGAGTGCTCGAAATTACGGATAGTGTTCTGCTTCAAGAAATGGAGAGCCATTTAGGCCTCTACAATCATCAGCATTGCCTTTCCAAAAGCCATGGTATATTTCAAGAGTGTTTGCTTATGGTGTATGATATTGGAGTTGCTTGTTCAAACAAAGAACCCGGAAGACGGATGAACATCAGCGTGGTTGCGAGTTTGCTGCATCAAATTAGGGAGAACCTCTCTGCTCTGAGTTTACATGGATAA
- the LOC115736932 gene encoding E3 ubiquitin-protein ligase SPL2 — translation MSSHEQAIVSLLSNFALSFDGAVLGLTLAYAAVRTIVKFTSSSSALSKLQDAPSVRVSDLRSVLSVEGGSDSESDSSNRSGREELVIVRGLVEAKSAVEGVTWKSLRQNVLVSQDSGDRAVIVQRTQTCIYNEWKGFFGWTSDLRAILSRSLRERKSSSLRTVPFVLIDGSQWPAADYVVVNMDGSKHHLPLTTVYHQLQPINASPYTFLQALFGHEYPVGLLDEEKILPIGKDVSAVGLCFLKNGIPEIKSCSDLPYFLTEMTKDQMVIDLAFRTKILFWSSILLGSASIGILGFAFVRNWNRWKEWRQRRREEQQQQSRAAVDEPNTQIAEDELGDVPDGQLCVICLVRRRRSAFVPCGHLVCCQRCALSVEREVSPKCPVCRQPISNSVRIYDS, via the exons ATGTCCTCGCACGAGCAAGCCATAGTCTCTCTCCTCTCCAACTTCGCCCTCTCATTCGACGGGGCCGTCCTCGGCCTGACCCTCGCCTACGCGGCCGTCCGCACGATCGTCAAGTTCACCTCCAGCTCCTCCGCTCTCAGCAAGCTCCAAGACGCCCCGTCGGTCCGAGTGTCCGACCTCCGGTCCGTGCTCTCTGTCGAAGGCGGTTCCGATTCGGAGTCCGATTCGTCGAACCGATCGGGAAGAGAGGAGCTCGTGATCGTGCGCGGCCTCGTGGAGGCGAAATCGGCTGTCGAAGGAGTGACGTGGAAGAGCTTGAGGCAGAATGTCTTGGTTTCGCAGGACTCCGGCGATAGGGCGGTGATCGTACAGAGGACTCAAACT TGCATATACAATGAGTGGAAGGGATTTTTTGGATGGACTTCAGATCTACGTGCTATCTTGTCAAGATCCTTGCGAGAACGAAAATCCTCGTCACTAAGAACG GTTCCTTTTGTACTCATCGATGGCAGTCAGTGGCCAGCAGCAGATTATGTTGTTGTGAACATGGATGGTTCAAAGCATCATCTACCTCTTACCACAGTATATCACCAACTGCAGCCAATTAATGCTTCTCCTTACACATTCCTTCAGGCACTTTTTGGTCATGAATACCCC GTTGGATTGCTTGATGAGGAGAAAATTCTTCCAATAGGGAAGGATGTCAGTGCTGTTGGCCtttgctttttgaaaaatggaattCCGGAGATCAAGTCATGTAGTGATCTTCCATATTTCCT tACCGAGATGACAAAAGATCAGATGGTGATTGATCTTGCCTTCCGGACAAAGATACTCTTCTGGAGTAGTATTCTTCTTGGATCGGCGTCAATTGGTATCCTTGGATTTGCTTTTGTAAG AAATTGGAACAGATGGAAAGAGTGGAGGCAGCGTAGACGggaggagcagcagcagcagagccGTGCTGCAGTTGACGAGCCCAACACTCAAATTGCAGAGGATGAATTGGGAGATGTACCAGATGGACAGTTATGTGTGATTTGTCtagtgaggaggaggagatcagCTTTTGTTCCATGCGGTCATCTTGTGTGTTGTCAGCGATGTGCATTATCCGTGGAACGGGAGGTCTCACCAAAATGCCCTGTTTGTAGGCAGCCGATCTCCAATTCAGTTCGGATCTATGATTCTTGA